The genome window GGAGGCGAAGGCACGGGTCAGGGCGATGCGGCCGGCGGCGGTGGAGTGCACGGTCAGCCGGGGTTCCGTGGGCAGCGGTTCGCCCGGCGACGCCTTCAGCGCGACGTCGCTCGCCATCCGGCCCGCGGCGACACTCGCCACGCCGGCCGCGAACGCGACACCGACGGCCGCGACTGCCGCTCCGACTGCACCCACCCGTCCAGTGTCCTGGCGGACCCCGCCCGGGGCCAGTGGGCGTACGCCCGAGAGTGATGACCCAGCAGGGGTGGGGCCAGCCTAGCGCCGCTGGCCGTAGCTCTGGAGTCGGTGGGCCGCCTCCTCCAGTTGGGTGGGGGTGAGCAGGGTCGGGGTGTGGCCCGGGATCGCGGAGGCCTTCAGCCAGACGTGGGACATCCATTCCAGTTGGGCCGTGCGGTCGTAGGCCTCGGAGAGGGTGCTTCCGTAAGTGATCGTGCCGTGGTTCTGGAGGAGACAACCGGTGCGCTCTGTCAAAGCGCGGAGCATGTTCTCGGCCAACTCCGGGGTGCCGTAGGTCGCGTAGGGGGCGACCCGGACGGGGCCGCCGAGGGCCGCGGACATGTAGTGGATCAGCGGCAGCTCGCTCACGAGGGTGGAGACGGCCGTCGCGTGGACCGCGTGGGTGTGGACGACGGCACGGGCGTCGGTGGTCCGGTGGATCGCCAGGTGCATGGGGAGTTCGCTCGTCGGCCGGAGCGTGCCGAGGACCTGCCGTCCGGAGAGGTCGACGCCCGTCGCGTCGGCCGGGGTGAGCCGGTCGTACGGCACTCCCGTCGGTGTGACCAGGACGGTGTCCCCCACGCGCACGGACACATTGCCGGAGGTGCCGACGACCAGACCGTCGGCCACCGTCCGGCGGGCCGTCGCGACCAGTTCGTCCCACGCCCGCGCCACGTCGTCGTCCGGCACACCCCGCCCCCGTACCTCCGGCGAACCCTGCGAATCCTCGCCCGCGTCCCGCTCGTCCCGGGTGTCGCGCCGCTGCTCAGCCATGCCGTGATCCTGCCAGGCGGATCGTGTCGACGGGTGCCGGGGGCGGGCACCGTGCGGACGGCGCGCGGGCACCGTAGGGCCGGACGCGCACCTTCGGAAGAGAACATCTGCGTATATGACGACTGGAGTTGGTGATTGGCCGGTGATCGACCGTGATGCGGCGATCTTCCAATAGCCTCCGGGTGTTTTGTCGCACAAGTCGCCATTCCGGGGGAACCATGGCTCACACCCTCAAGCCGTGCCGTCGCCGCAACCGCGTATTCGCCGCCTCCGTCGCGGCACTCGCCCTGGGGGGGACCGCCCTCACCGAGCTGCCGGTCTCCGCCGCCGCCAAGCCCAAGGGGCACGACGTCTCCTCGCACCAGAAGAAGGTGAACTGGTCGAGCGCGAAGGCGAAGGGCGCCCGGTTCGTCTACGTGAAGGCGACCGAGTCCACCACCTACCGCAACCCGTACTTCGCCCAGCAGTACGACGGCTCGTACGACGCGGGCCTGATCCGTGGCGCGTACCACTTCGCGGTGCCGGACAAATCGTCCGGCAAGACCCAGGCCGGCTACTTCGTGAGCAACGGCGGCGGCTGGCGCGCGGACGGCCGGACCCTGCCACCGGCGCTCGACATCGAATACAACCCGTACGACAAGAAGAGGAAGTGCTACGGCCTGAGCGACCGCGGGATGGTCGCCTGGATCAAGTCGTTCAGCGACGAGGTCAAGCGCCTCACGGGCCGCCGTCCGGTGATCTACACGACCACCCACTGGTGGAAGACCTGCACCGGCAACAGCGGGGCCTTCGGCGCGAACCACGCGCTGTGGCTGGCCCGGTACGACTCCTCGGGGGCGGGAGAGCTGCCCGCGGGGTGGAAGTTCTGGACGATCTGGCAGTACGACAACGGCAGCGGCAGCCTCCCCGGTGACCAGAACCTCTTCAACGGGTCGATGGGCCGACTGAAGGAGTTCGCCGAGGGGTAGCGGACCTCGGTGTTCCGCCTGAGTTCGAACGTCCAGTCGCCGGTACGCCGGGCCCGACGCGCCGGTCGACACACAAGCGGAATGACAGCCCCTCATTCACTACACCCCCACGCCCGCCCCAGTTCATCTTCCGTTCACCCAGGTTGCCTACGGTCCTCGTGACACTGACGTCCGAAAGAAGCTTGGGTAAATGGAAAACTTCTCGCTGATCCTCGCGATCGTGGTGATCACCGCGCTCGCGTTCGATTTTACGAACGGTTTCCACGACACCGCCAACGCGATGGCCACCACCATCTCGACCGGCGCCATGAAGCCCAAGGTCGCGGTGGCCATGTCCGCCGTGCTCAACCTTGTCGGCGCGTTCCTTTCCATAGAGGTCGCCAACACCATCTCCAAGGGGCTCGTCGACGAGTCCGGCATCCAGCCAGAGGTCATCTTCGCGGCGCTCGTCGGCGCCATCCTCTGGAACCTGCTGACCTGGCTGGTCGGGCTCCCCTCCAGTTCCTCGCACGCCCTGATGGGCGGCCTCATCGGTGCCACGATCGCCTCGGTCGGCGTGGGCGCGGTCCATGGCGACGTGCTCGTCACCAAGGTGCTGATCCCCGCGATCGCGGCCCCGCTGGTGGCCGGCATCGCGGCGATGCTCGCCACCCGGCTGACGTACCGGCTGGGGCGGCACACCAGCGAGAAGGCGTCCGGCAAGGGCTACCGCGCCGGGCAGATCGCCTCCGCCGGTCTGGTCTCGCTGGCCCACGGCACCAACGACGCGCAGAAGACGATGGGCATCATCACCCTCGCCCTGGTGGCCGGTGGCGCGCTCGCGCCCGACTCGGACCCGCCGGTGTGGGTCATCGTCTCCGCCGGAGCCGCCATCGCGCTCGGCACCTACCTGGGCGGCTGGCGCATCATCCGCACGATGGGCAAGGGCCTGACCGACCTCCAGCCGCAGCAGGGCTTCGCCGCCCAGACCAGCGCGGCCACGGTCATCCTGGCCTCCTCGCACCTCGGTTTCTCGCTCTCCACCACGCACTCGGTCTCCGGTGCCGTGATGGGCGCGGGTCTCGGCCGCAAGGGCGGGGTGGTCCGCTGGTCCACCGCGACCCGGATGTTCGTCGCCTGGGGTCTGACCCTGCCGGCCGCCGCGCTGGTCGCCGCGCTCGCCGAGTGGGTGACCTCCTTCGGCACCTGGGGCACGGCCGTCGTCGCGGTCTTCCTCATCGGCTCCAGTGCCGCGATCTGGGTGGTGTCGCGCCGCGAGGTCATCGACCACACCAACGTCAACGACACCGAGGAGCCGCCCGGGGTGGTGACCACGGCGATCGCCGCCGTGACGCCGCCGGCCGCCGGCCCCGTGGGCGAGGAGCTCGCGGCGACCATCCCGGCCCCCGCCGCGCCGGCCCACGCCGAGAGCACCGCCTCGGCGAACTCGTCCGCGCCGACGCCCGCCGTCTGAGCCCCGCGACTCCCTGAGGAAGATCACCACCATGCACATCGACTGGGCAGCCCTGGGCTCCGTCTTCGGAGTCAGCCTCGTGGTCACCGTGGCCCTCGTCGGCCTCTTCACCCTGGGGATCGTCGGCCTCTCCAAGAGCGAGGCCGCGACCACCGCGGGCACCTCACCGGCCCTCGCCACCACGGCGGCGTACACCTGCTTCGCCGCGTGCGCGGCGGCGGTGGCGTACGGGATCTACCTGATCATGGCCTGACGACACACCAAGACAGAGCCCCCGTACCGTTTGACCCGGTACGGGGGCTTTGTCTATTGTCCACAGCAACCGTGACCATCGTCGAAATGACACATGTCATTTGGACGATGGCTGTACGACGATATTCCAATCGGCGTAAGCTATCAGACACACGCCGAATCGGCGATGGCCACCCGACAGCGGAGCAGGGGAGCGCCATGCCCAGGGACATCGATCCGAGCCTGAATCGACGCAGGCTACGAGTCGAGTTGCGGAAGGCCCGGTACAAGTGCGGGCTGACCAAGCAGCAGACCGCGAACGCCCTGGACTGGTCGCTGTCGAAGATCATGCGGATCGAGGCCGGCGCCGTCAGCGTCAGCGTCACCGACGTACGGGCACTGATCCAGCAGTACGAGATCACGGACCCGACGCTGATCGGCGAGCTGGAGGACGCCGCACGCGGCTCCAAGGGGCCGTCCTGGTGGGCCTCCTGGGGCAATCTGGTCTCCCCGCAGTACGCCCAGTACCTCGGCTACGAGGGGGCCGCGACCTCCATCCGGATGCACCACCCGATCGTGATCCCCGGCCTGCTGGAGACCGAGGACTACGCCACCGCGCTGCTGACACCGGTCTCCGACAGCGGCGACATCCGCCGGTCGGTGGAACTGCGCATCGCACGACAGGAGCGCTATCTCGACTCCGATTCGGGCCCACGCGTCGAGGTCGTGCTGGACGAGGCCGCCGTACGACGGGTGATCGGCGGCCCCAAGGTGATGCGTCAGCAGCTGGAGCACCTCAAGACCCTCGCGCGGCGCCCGCGCGTACGCATCAGGCTCCTGCCGTTCACGATGGGGGCCCACTTCAGCACCCTCAGCCCGTTCGTCCTGCTCGGGTTCCAGGACGACGACGACCTGCTCTATCTCGAAGGCCCCAACGGCGGACTGTCGAACCGTGACGACCTCGATCTCACGGTCCGCTACCAGGAGTGCTTCGCGGACATCAGCGACAACGCGTACGACGGTGACCGGATGATCGAGTTCCTCGACACGGTCAAGGAAAGCCTCGACAACGACTGAGCACCGGGCCGGGACGCCCGGGGCGGACACGGGGGAGGGCCGATGACGGTCTTCGGACGGCGAGAGTGGTGGAGCCGGTTCACGGCGCGCCGCACCGTTCCTGGCGGCGGAGACCCGGGCGGCTCTCCCCCACCGGCCTCCCCCGACGGCGAGCCCCCGGGGACGCTCGACGACTGCACCCTCAAGTCGTACGCCATGCAGCGGCGGGAATGGGCGGAGGCGCTCATCCGGGTGGAGAGCGCCCGGGTCGACGGCGAGATACGGCTCATGTCGACCCGCATGCTGCTGGGCACGTTCTGCGCCAGCGTGCTGCTGTTGAGCATCGCGGTGGCGAGCCGGGTCGTGCCCACGACTCAGTTCGGCTCGACGACCCCACTGGCCACGGCGGTCACCGGAGCGATCGGCGCGGCCCTGCTCACCTCGCTCGCCGCGGGGCTCGGCAGAATTCTGCGCGCCCGCGCCGACGCCTCGCGCACCACCGGCCTCAGCGCCGCTCCGGCCCCCGCGGCCGGGCCCCGGCCAGAGCCCGATCCAGGACCCTCAGCCGCTCCGTGACCGGAGTGAGCCCCCACCACAGGCCGGCTCCCGAGGCGATCAGGGCGGTCACCACCAGCCAGACGACGCTCCGCGCCTCCGTCCCCGGCACCAGCAGGGCGGCGAGCGCGCCCACTCCGACGGCCAGCACACCGGCCACCGTGCTGAAGAGAACCAGGGGGGCCGCGGCGGTCAGCAGCGTCCGTCGGTCCCTCGACGCCCTCGCGCGCGCCGAGGCGGTTCCCTTGATCCGATCTTCCATCGCGTGTACCTCCCGTCCCCCGAACGGATCTTCACGATCCGCCCGCTCCCGGGTCCACAAGCCCCGCCAGAAAACCACACCACGCGGCGTGACGGAAGGAGAGCACAGCGTTCTGATGCCAGTTTGAGTCACGCACCAGGATGTGGCGCTCCCTGATCGACGCTTCCACGCACATGCTGGTCTCACCGGTGTAACTGCTCCTGAACCATGTGCACGCCGACGGCTCCCTGTCGAACACCCTGACCTCCACCTCACCAGTCAGCGCACCTGCCGTTCCCTCAAGTGTTCCCAGCTTGGGCATCGGGGAAGAGCGTGGAAAGAGCCGATTCGGGCGTCTGACGGGAATTCGGCGGTGTGGGGCTCGGCACACCGCTGCGCCGCAGGTCAACAGCAAGTTGACGGGTCTCGAAGGGGCGTGGTGGACTGCCGGGGCCATGTACGACGGCAGGAGAGGAAGCCGGTGCGAGTCCGGCGCGGTCCCGCCACTGTCACCGGGGAAGCGGCTCGAAGCGCCTCCCGGGAGCCAGGAACTCTCGCCGTCGGTCTCGTCGAACCAGGGCGTGGACACCCTGAGTGAGGACAAATCGCCATGTGCGCCATGTGCGGCTGCCCGTCGGGGCCCAGCGCCCGGTCCTTGCCCGACCCCGTGAACGGCTGAACCGGTGCGTGCCGACCGCGTCTTCGCGTACGGCGCCGCCGCCGGACTCCTCGGTGATCTGCTGCTCGGCGATCCGCGCCGGGGGCATCCGGTCGCCGCGTTCGGGCGGGCCGCCGGCGCCGTGGAGCGGGTGCTGTGGCGCGACCACCGGGGGTGGGGCGCGCTGCACACCGCGGTGTGCGCGGGCGGCGCCATGGCGCTGGGGGCGGCTGCCGCGTCCGCGGCGCGGCCGTCGCGTACCGCCTCCGTCGCGTTGACCGCCGCCGCCACCTGGGCCGTCGTCGGGGGGACCTCGCTCGGGCGGGAGGCCAGGGCGATCGGGCGGTCCCTCGACGCGGGCGATGTCGAGGGCGCGCGGGCCCGGTTGCCCCATCTGTGCGGACGGGATCCGCAGGCGCTCGACGCGGACGGCATCGCACGCGCGGTCGTGGAGTCCGTCGCCGAGAACACCTCCGACGCGGTGGTGGGGGCGCTGGTGTGGGGTGCCGTCGGCGGCGTGCCGGGGCTGGTGGGGTTCCGGGCCGTCAACACCCTGGACGCCATGGTCGGCCACCGGTCGGAGCGATACCGGCGGTACGGCTGGGCCTCCGCGCGGCTGGACGACGTGGCGGGGTGGCCGGGCGCCCGGCTGACCGCCGTCCTGGCCGCGGCCTCCGGCGGGGACGCCCGGGGGGCCGTACGGGCCTGGCGGGCCGACGCGGGGAAGCATCCGAGTCCCAACGCGGGGCCGGTGGAGGCCTCGTTCGCGGGGGCGCTCGGAGTGCGATTGGGGGGCACGTTGTCGTACGGGGGGCGGGTCGAGCATCGGCCTGTGCTGAATGGGGAGGGGCGCGCCGTCGCCGTGGAGGACATCGAGCGGGCCGTTCGGCTGTCCCGGCGGGTCGGGTGGCTGGCGCTCGGAGCGAGTGCGGGGGCGGCGATGCTGCGGGGACGGATGACGAGGCGCTCGGCACGGTGGGCGGGGAGTCGGGGATGAGCGGTGGGCTGTTGGTCGCCGGGACCACCTCCGACGCCGGGAAGAGTGTGGTCACCGCCGGGATCTGCCGGTGGCTGGTGCGGCAGGGCGTCAAGGTCGCGCCGTTCAAGGCGCAGAACATGTCGCTCAACTCCTTCGTGACGAAGGAGGGCGCGGAGATCGGGCGGGCCCAGGCCATGCAGGCGCAGGCCTGCCGGGTGGAGCCCAGCGCGCTCATGAACCCCGTGCTGCTGAAGCCCGGGGGCGAGCGGAGCAGCCAGGTCGTGCTGCTGGGGAAGCCCGTGGGAGAGATGAGCGCGCGCGGCTATCACGGCGGGCGGCAACAGCGGCTGCTCGGGACCGTGTTGGAGTGTCTCGCCGAGTTGCGGGGCACCTATGACGCGGTGATCTGCGAGGGGGCCGGTTCGCCCGCCGAGATCAATCTCCGGCGCACCGACATCGTCAACATGGGGATCGCGCGGAACGCCGGGCTGCCCGTGCTCGTCGTCGGCGACATCGACCGCGGTGGCGTCTTCGCGTCCTTCTTCGGCACGGTCGCGCTGCTCTCGCCCGAGGACCAGGCCCATGTCGCCGGGTTCCTCGTCAACAAGTTCCGCGGCGACGTCACCCTGCTGGAGCCGGGGCTCGACATGCTGCACGGGCTCACCGGGCGGCGGACGTACGGGGTGCTGCCGTTCCGGCACGGGCTCGGGATCGACGAGGAGGACGGGCTGCGGGTCTCGCTGCGCGGGACGGTCCGGGAGTCCAATGTCGCGCCGCCCGTCGGGGAGGACGTGCTGCGGGTCGCGGTGTGCGCGGTGCCGCTGATGTCCAACTTCACCGATGTGGACGCGCTCGCCGCCGAACCCGGTGTCGTGGTGCGGTTCGTGGACCGGGCCGAGGAACTGGCCGACGCGGACCTCGTCGTCGTCCCCGGCACCCGGGGCACCGTCCGGGCGCTGGAGTGGCTGCGGGAGCGGGGGCTCGCCGACGCGCTCGTCCGCAGGGCCGCGGAAGGGCGGCCGGTGCTCGGGATCTGCGGCGGGTTCCAGGTGCTCGGGGAGCGGATCGAGGACGAGGTCGAGAGCCGGCGGGGGCGGGTGGAGGGGCTGGGCGTCCTGCCCGTGCGGGTGCGGTTCGCCGAGGAGAAGACGCTCACGCGGCCCGTGGGCGAGGCTCTCGGCGAGCGGGTCGAGGGGTACGAGATCCATCACGGGGTCGCCGAAGTGCTGGGCGGGGAAGCCTTCTTGGACGGCTGCCGGGTCGGGCAGACCTGGGGCACGCACTGGCACGGGTCGCTGGAGTCGGACGGGTTCCGGCGGGCCTTTCTGCGCGAGGTGGCCGCCGCGTCGGGGCGCCGGTTCGTACCGGCCCCGGACACATCGTTCGCGGCGCTGCGCGAGGAGCAGTTGGACCGGCTCGGCGACCTGATCGAGGAGCACGCGGACACGGACGCGCTGTGGCGGCTCATCGAGTCGGGGCCACCGCCGGGGTTGCCGTTCGTGCCGCCGGGGGCGCCGGGGGTGCCCGGATGAGCACGACGGACGTACGACAGGAACGAACGGTCTCGCGGCAACCGCCCGGACCGGAAGGTGACTTGGAGGGCGACGTACTGTGAGTGTTCCGTTTCCGTTCACGGCCGTCGTCGGCCAGGACGATCTGCGGCTGGCGCTGCTGCTGAACGCGGTGTCGCCGGCGGTCGGCGGTGTGCTCGTACGAGGCGAGAAGGGCACCGCCAAGAGCACCGCCGTGCGGGCGCTCGCGGCGCTGCTGCCGGAGGTGGAGGTCGTCGTCGGGTGCCGGTTCTCCTGTGATCCGCTGAAGCCGGACCCCGCGTGCCCCGACGGGCCGCACGAGCCGGCGTTCGAGACACGGCCGTCGCGCATGGTCGAGCTGCCGGTCGGCGCCTCCGAGGACCGGCTCGTCGGCGCCCTCGACATCGAGCGGGCGCTCTCCGAGGGCGTGAAGGCGTTCGAGCCGGGCCTGCTCGCGGACGCGCACCGGGGCATCCTCTACGTCGACGAGGTCAACCTCCTCCACGACCACCTCGTCGACCTGCTGCTGGACGCGGCGGCGATGGGCGCCTCGTACGTGGAGCGCGAGGGCGTCTCCGTACGGCATGCCGCGCGGTTCCTGCTGGTCGGGACGATGAACCCGGAGGAGGGCGAGCTGCGGCCCCAACTCCTCGACCGGTTCGGGCTGACCGTGGAGGTCGCGGCCTCGCGGGAGCCGGAGCGGCGGGTGGAGGTCGTGCGGCGGCGGCTCGCCCACGACGACGATCCGGCGGCTTTCACGGCCCGTTGGGCGGACGAGGAGGCCGACGTACGGCAACGGATCGTCTCGGCACGGGAGTTGCTGCCGTCCGTGGTGCTGGGCGACGGGGCGCTGTTGCAGATCGCGGCGACCTGCGCGGCCTTCGAGGTGGACGGGATGCGGGCCGACATCGTGATGGCCCGGACCGCCACGGCGCTGGCCGCGTGGGCCGGGCGGACCGAGGTGCTCGCCGAGGATGTGCGGCAGGCCGCGCTGCTGGCGCTGCCGCACCGGCGGCGGCGGAACCCCTTCGACGCGCCCGGCCTCGACGAGGACAGGCTCGACGAGACGCTGGAGGAGTTCGCGGAGCCGCCGCGGAACTCCGACGAATCGAACGACTCACCCGACGAGGACCCTGACCCCGACGGGCCCGGTGGTGGTGGGCAGCCGCCCGCTCCCGAGCCCGAGGGGCCGCAGGGCGGCGACAGCGGCGCGCGGCCGGAGTCCGGGGAGGGTGTGCCGGCGCAGGCGCCCGCCGCCGGGGAGCAGTCGGCCGTACGGGCCGCCGAGCCGTTCCGTACGAAGGTCTTGAGTGTGCCGGGGCTCGGGGAGGGTGCGGCCGGGCGGCGTTCGCGGGCGCGGACCGAGCACGGGCGTACGACCGGGGCGCGCAGGCCGCGCGGCACGCTGACCAAGCTGCATCTGGCGGCGACCGTGCGGGCCGCCGCGCCGCATCAGCGGACGCGGGGGCGGTCGGGGCCGGGGCTGGTGGTCCGGCGGGACGATCTGCGGCAGGCGACCCGGGAGGGGCGCGAGGGGAACCTCGTGCTGTTCGTGGTCGACGCGTCCGGGTCGATGGCGGCGCGGCAGCGGATGAGCGCGGTGAAGGGTGCCGTGCTGTCGTTGCTGCTCGACGCCTATCAGCGGCGGGACAAGGTGGGGCTGGTGACCTTCCGGGGGTCGGCCGCCGAGGTGGCGCTGCCGCCGACCTCGTCCGTGGACGCGGCGGCGGCCCGGCTGGAGTCGTTGCCGACGGGCGGGCGGACGCCGCTCGCGGCCGGGCTGCTGAAGGCGCACGACGTGCTGCGGGTGGAGCGGCTGCGGGACCCCGCGCGCCGGCCGCTGGTCGTCGTGGTGACCGACGGCCGGGCGACCGGCGGGCCGGAGCCCGTGGCGCTGGCCGGGCGTGCGGCGCGGCTGTTCGCGGCCGAGGGCCACGCCTCCGTGGTCGTGGACTGCGAGTCGGGCCATGTCCGGCTGGGGCTCGCCGGGCAGCTCGCGGGTGAACTGGGCGGTACGGCGGTGACGTTGGACGAGCTGCGGGCGGACTCCATCGCCGGGCTGGTACGGGATGTGCAGGGTACGCAGGGTACGCAGGGTACGCAGGGTACGCAGGGACCGCAGGGGACTTCGAGGAGGGTGGCGTAGATGCCGCAGGGGCAGCCGAGTGTCGTACCGGACGACGGGCTGACGACACGTCAGCGACGCAACCGTCCGCTGGTGTTCGTGCACACGGGCATCGGGAAGGGAAAGTCGACCGCCGCGTTCGGGCTCGCGCTGCGGGCCTGGAACCAGGGGTGGCCGATCGGGGTGTTCCAGTTCGTGAAGTCGGCGAAGTGGAAGGTCGGCGAGGAGAACGCGCTGCGGGTCCTCGGGGCGTCCGGTGAGGGCGGGTCCGTCGACTGGCACAAGATGGGCGAGGGCTGGTCGTGGGTGCAGCGCGACGTCGTGCAGGGCGACAACTCGGCCAACGAGGACAAGGCCCGGGAGGGCTGGGAGCAGGTCAAGCGGGACCTGGCGGCCGAGACGTACAAGCTGTATGTGCTGGACGAGTTCGCGTACCCGCTGCACTGGGGGTGGATCGACACCGACGAGGTGATCGAGGTGCTGCGGGACCGGCCGGGGACGCAGCATGTCGTCATCACCGGGCGGAACGCGCCGGAGAAGCTGGTGGACTTCGCGGACCTGGTGACGGACATGTCGAAGGTGAAGCACCCCATGGACGCGGGCCAGAAGGGCCAGCGGGGCATCGAGTGGTGACGACGACACCATGACCCCTTCCTCCGCTTCCTCCGCTTCCTCCGCCCCCTCCGCCTCCCTTCTTCTGCCGTCCGTGCCCCGGCTGGTGATCGCCGCGCCCTCCTCGCGCAGCGGCAAGACCACCGTGGCGACGGGGCTGATGGCCGCGCTCACCGAGCGGGGGCTCGCCGTGTCCCCGCACAAGGTGGGGCCCGACTACATCGATCCCGGATATCACGCGCTCGCCAGCGGGCGGGTGGGGCGGAACCTCGACGCGTATCTGTGCGGGCCGGAGCTGGTCGCGCCGCTGTTCGCGCACGGCGCGCGCGGGTGTGACATCGCCGTGGTCGAGGGGGTGATGGGGCTGTACGACGGGGCCTCGGGGCAGGGCGAGCTGGCGTCGACCGCGCATGTGGCGAAGCTGCTGCGGGCGCCGGTGGTGCTGGTGGTGGACGCCTCGTCGCAGTCGCGGTCGGTGGCGGCGCTGGTGCACGGGTTCGCGTCCTGGGACCCCGAGGTGCGGATGGGGGGCGTGATCCTCAACAAGGTCGCCTCCGACCGGCACGAGGAACTGCTGCGGGACGCCCTGGAGTCGACCGGGGTGCCCGTGCTGGGGGTGCTGCGGCGGGCGCCGCAGGTGGACACGCCGTCCCGGCATCTGGGGCTGGTGCCGGTCGCCGAGCGGCAGAGCGCGGCGCTGGAGGCCGTGGCGGCGATGGCCGCGCAGGTGCGTGCGGGGTGCGATCTGGAGGCGCTGGTCGCGCTGGCCAGGACCGCCGGGCCGCTGTCGGGTACGGCGTGGGAACCGCCCGTGGTCGCCGCGCCGGGGCGGCGGGAGGTGGTCGCCGTGGCCGGTGGGCCCGCGTTCACCTTCTCCTATGCGGAGCACGCCGAGCTGCTGACCGCCGCCGGTGCCGAGGTCGTCGTCTTCGATCCGCTGCGGGACGAGCAACTGCCGGACGGGACGGGCGGGTTGGTGATCGGTGGCGGGTTCCCGGAGATGTACGCCGCCGAGCTGTCCGCCAACGAGCCGCTGCGCAAGGCGGTCGCCGAGCTGGCGTTCGGCGGGGCGCCGGTGGCCGCCGAGTGCGCCGGGCTGCTCTATCTGTGCGGGGAGCTGGACGGGCGGCCCATGTGCGGGGTGCTCGACGCGACGGCCCGGATGGACGAGCGGCTGACCCTCGGCTACCGGGACGCGGTGGCCGTCACCGACAGCGCGCTGGCGCCGGCCGGGACCCGGATGCGGGCGCACGAGTTCCATCGCACGGTCGTCGAGCCCGGCGCCGGGGCCGCTCCCGCCTGGGGGATACGGACACCTCCCGCACGGGTCGAGGGGTTCGTGCGGCAAGGGGTGCACGCGAGCTATCTGCATACGCACTGGGCCGCGGAGCCCTCGGTCGCGCGGCGGTTCGTGGAGAGATGCCGGACGTCATGAGCGTGCCCGGCAGGTCCGTCCTCCCGCCGGGTGCCTCATTCCGCCACCCCCACCACCAGCCAGATGAAGGCCGCCCCGGCGATCGTGCACAGCAGGGTGGAGCGGGCCGGGTGTTCGTGGTGGGCCTCGGGGAGGATCTCGGCGGCGGCGAGATAGAGCAGCGCGCCGCCGAAGAAGCCGAGGTAGCAGCCGAGGGGGCCCTCCGGGATCGTGAACAGCAGGGTGGAGGCGGCTCCCACCACCGGGGCCGCAGCGTCCGCGAACAGCATCGCGAGCGCGCGGCGGCGGGCGTTGCCGTACAGGCTCGTGAGGGTGTACGTGTTGAAGCCGTCCGCGAAGTCATGGGCGATCACCGCGAGCGCGACGGCGATGCCCATGCCCTCGCCGATCTGGAAGGCCGCGCCGATGGCGACGCCGTCCATGGCGCTGTGTCCGACCATCGCGGCGGCGGCCGTCAGGCCCACCTGGGGCGTACGGCCGTTGTGCTCCTCCGCGCCGTGCGCGGCCTGCCGTGCGGCGAGCAGGCGTTCCACCATGTGCGCCAGCAGGAAGCCGGCGACGAACAGCAGCAGGGCGGCGGGGACGCCGAAGACCTCGTCGCCCGCGGCCTCCAGGGCCTCGGGGAGCAGGTCGAGGCCGACGACGCCGAGCATCAGGCCGCCGGCCAGGCCCAGGACGAGGTGGCGGCGGTCCGTGACGCGTTGGGCCGTCCAGCCGCCGAGGAGGGTCATCAGGAATGCGCCGAGTGCCACGAAGACCGCCATGGCTCTTTGCTACCGGATGAGGTGGGCCTCTTGGTTGCGGCGCCCCGGGGTGGTGTGGAGCGGGTGGGTCGGATTTCGGGTGCGGGTTCGTGGGGGCTTGTCGCGCCCACGCGGCGGAGCCGCACATGTCACCGCCCCGCGCCCCCAGGAAGGGGGCGCGGCTGTGGCTGACCGGCGGATCGACTCGCTCGTGGTGGGTGTGGGGGCCGCCATCGGTGTGTCGGTGGTGGAGGTTCTCGGGCTGGTGGAATCGGCGCTGCGGGAGGCCGGGGTCTCCCGCGGGGACGTTTCCGTGCTGGCCACCGTGGATGCCAGAGCGGGCGAACCCGGCCTCGTTCAGGCCGCCGA of Streptomyces phaeolivaceus contains these proteins:
- a CDS encoding ZIP family metal transporter; amino-acid sequence: MAVFVALGAFLMTLLGGWTAQRVTDRRHLVLGLAGGLMLGVVGLDLLPEALEAAGDEVFGVPAALLLFVAGFLLAHMVERLLAARQAAHGAEEHNGRTPQVGLTAAAAMVGHSAMDGVAIGAAFQIGEGMGIAVALAVIAHDFADGFNTYTLTSLYGNARRRALAMLFADAAAPVVGAASTLLFTIPEGPLGCYLGFFGGALLYLAAAEILPEAHHEHPARSTLLCTIAGAAFIWLVVGVAE